Proteins found in one Pelobates fuscus isolate aPelFus1 chromosome 10, aPelFus1.pri, whole genome shotgun sequence genomic segment:
- the LOC134574871 gene encoding E3 ubiquitin/ISG15 ligase TRIM25-like encodes MAFHQVRDEVTCSICTDIYTDPVTLTCGHSYCRACITRTLDTQEEEEREYSCPECLQRFRRKPELKRNRKLCNIADLFVPSEPVQKKAGVPCTYCVEYPVPAKKTCLHCEASLCHNHLMVHSQSEEHVLTEPTSSIENRKCSIHKRVLGYYCLEDTVYICVSCLLAEEHRGHQVETLNEVTVKKKVKLRNILEKLTSEMEEAEKRLQSLLEQKQHMQDKVARVSEKVTALIVGSRQQLGDLQEQVLCEVSLQEEQISLRVSDLIRQLEMKKEELSRKMGHIEELCNTTDPLTVLQGCESDSADYCESEEKKHGDRERVDKNLQGLDDLDVTWISSKVYTGLAAIVTELKRQLDITDNPGKFLEFSRFSDMFPDINVLQDANVNTHSVSDMLLGVNVGSGIALVINLASDILLDVSTVGNNVTLSGDLTTASWSEISMSRPQTPERFQVSQVLSSRSFSSGRHYFEVEGSESGEWIIGMAYRSIDREGGQSYIGNNNKSWGLWRWDENQYYMRHDLKVIPLPQKPSSQKFALYLDYEAGHLLFYELCEPSRQLHTFTATFTEPLHVAFWIGRRGKVKFRSKEY; translated from the coding sequence ATGGCGTTTCATCAAGTGAGAGACGAGGTAACCTGCTCTATCTGCACAGATATTTATACAGATCCTGTAACTCTAACATGTGGACACAGCTACTGCCGGGCCTGTATCACAAGAACATTGGACacccaggaggaggaggagagagaataTTCCTGTCCTGAATGCCTACAAAGGTTTAGAAGAAAACCTGAACTTAAAAGAAACAGGAAACTATGCAATATAGCTGATCTGTTCGTACCCTCAGAACCAGTGCAAAAAAAGGCTGGGGTCCCCTGTACTTACTGTGTTGAATATCCTGTACCTGCTAAAAAAACATGTCTGCATTGTGAAGCTTCTCTGTGTCATAACCACCTGATGGTCCACAGCCAGTCAGAAGAACATGTGTTGACTGAACCCACCAGTTCTATAGAGAACAGAAAATGTTCCATCCACAAGAGAGTCCTGGGGTATTACTGTTTGGAAGACACTGTCTATATCTGTGTGTCCTGCTTGCTGGCCGAAGAACACAGAGGGCACCAGGTAGAGACCTTGAATGAGGTAACTGTGAAGAAGAAGGTGAAACTGAGAAATATTCTGGAGAAACTGACCTCAGAGATGGAGGAGGCTGAGAAAAGACTACAAAGTCTGCTGGAACAAAAGCAACATATGCAAGATAAAGTAGCCAGAGTATCAGAGAAAGTCACTGCCCTCATTGTGGGCAGTAGGCAACAGCTAGGAGATCTACAGGAACAAGTCCTCTGTGAGGTTTCCTTACAAGAAGAGCAGATCTCACTCCGAGTCTCAGATCTAATCCGGCAGCTGGAAATGAAGAAGGAGGAGCTGTCCAGGAAGATGGGTCACATCGAGGAGCTGTGTAACACAACGGACCCATTAACTGTCTTACAAGGATGTGAATCAGACAGCGCTGACTATTGTGAATCTGAGGAGAAAAAACATGGGGACCGAGAGAGAGTTGATAAAAACCTCCAGGGGCTAGATGATCTGGATGTGACTTGGATTTCATCAAAAGTATATACAGGTTTAGCTGCTATTGTgactgaattaaagagacagctggATATAACAGATAATCCAGGCAAGTTTCTAGAATTCAGCCGTTTTTCAGATATGTTCCCAGATATAAATGTACTTCAAGACGCGAATGTTAACACACATTCAGTCTCAGACATGTTGCTAGGTGTGAATGTGGGTTCAGGCATAGCACTGGTTATAAATTTAGCTTCAGACATATTGCTGGATGTGAGCACGGTGGGTAATAATGTAACTTTATCAGGTGACTTGACAACTGCCTCCTGGTCAGAAATCAGCATGAGTCgcccacaaacaccagaaagattTCAGGTGTCCCAGGTTTTAAGCTCCAGGAGTTTCTCCTCAGGGCGACATTACTTTGAAGTGGAGGGAAGTGAATCAGGGGAATGGATTATAGGGATGGCCTATCGCAGTATAGACAGGGAAGGCGGTCAGTCATACATTGGGAATAATAACAAGTCCTGGGGTTTGTGGAGATGGGATGAGAATCAGTATTACATGAGACATGACCTTAAAGTTATTCCGCTACCTCAAAAACCTTCCAGTCAGAAATTTGCACTATATCTAGACTACGAGGCTGGTCACCTGCTATTTTACGAGCTGTGTGAGCCcagcaggcagttacacacattcacagccacCTTC